In the genome of Vicia villosa cultivar HV-30 ecotype Madison, WI linkage group LG7, Vvil1.0, whole genome shotgun sequence, one region contains:
- the LOC131620616 gene encoding sulfate transporter 1.3-like, translating to MSHPADENVETKEMDSRSLSSNGQEPYVHKVGIPPKQSFFKEFLYTVKETFFSDDPLRPFKDQTKSRKFVLGIEAIFPILSWGRTYNLQKFRGDLIAGLTIASLCIPQDIGYSKLANLSPQYGLYSSFVPPLIYAVMGSSRDIAIGPVAVISLLLGTLLQNEIDPKTNPTEYRRLAFTATFFAGITQATLGVFRLGFLIDFLSHAAIVGFMGGAAITIALQQLKGFLGIEKFTRKTDVISVMHSVFSSAHHGWNWQTILIGATFLCFLLFAKHIGKKGQKYFWVPAIAPLVSVVLSTFFVYITRADKHGVAIVNHIEKGINPSSVKEIYFTGDYLAKGVRIGIVAGMIALTEAIAIGRTFASMKDYQVDGNKEMVALGAMNVVGSMTSCYVATGSFSRSAVNYMSGCETAVSNIVMSVVVFLTLQFITPLFKYTPNAILASIIICAVINLVDYKAAILIWKIDKFDFVACMGAFFGVVFASVEIGLLIAVSISFAKILLQVTRPRTAILGKIPRTTVYRNIQQYPEATSVPGVLIIRVDSAIYFSNSNYVKERILRWLMDEEERVKREYQTRIQFLIVEMSPVTDIDTSGIHALEELFRSLQKREVQLVLANPGPLVIDKLHTSNFANFLGEDKIFLTVAEAVAYCSPKLAEEP from the exons ATGAGTCATCCAGCTGATGAAAATGTTGAAACAAAAGAGATGGATAGCAGAAGTTTGTCTTCAAATGGACAGGAACCATACGTGCACAAGGTTGGAATTCCTCCAAAACAAAGCTTCTTCAAGGAATTCCTATACACCGTAAAAGAAACATTCTTCTCTGACGATCCTCTACGGCCTTTCAAGGATCAGACAAAGTCCCGGAAGTTTGTTTTGGGAATTGAAGCCATATTCCCCATACTTAGTTGGGGAAGAACTTATAACCTCCAAAAATTTAGAGGCGATCTTATTGCTGGTTTAACTATTGCAAGTCTTTGCATTCCTCAG GACATTGGATACTCAAAGCTTGCTAATTTGTCTCCACAATATGGACTTT ACTCCAGCTTTGTTCCACCACTGATTTATGCGGTTATGGGTAGCTCTCGGGATATTGCAATAGGACCAGTGGCGGTGATTTCTCTCTTGTTAGGGACTTTACTTCAGAATGAGATTGATCCCAAAACAAATCCTACAGAGTATAGAAGACTCGCTTTTACTGCCACGTTTTTTGCCGGGATTACGCAGGCAACTCTTGGTGTTTTTAG GTtaggatttttgattgattttctatCACATGCTGCAATTGTTGGTTTTATGGGGGGAGCCGCCATCACAATTGCTCTTCAGCAGCTTAAGGGTTTCCTTGGGATTGAAAAGTTCACAAGGAAAACAGATGTAATCTCTGTGATGCATTCAGTATTCTCATCAGCCCATCATGGA TGGAATTGGCAAACTATATTAATTGGAGCTACCTTTCTTTGTTTTCTTCTGTTTGCCAAGCATATT GGAAAGAAGGGCCAAAAATACTTCTGGGTGCCGGCAATTGCTCCATTGGTATCTGTTGTACTCTCCACTTTTTTTGTTTACATAACCCGAGCAGACAAGCATGGTGTTGCGATT GTAAACCATATAGAGAAAGGGATCAATCCTTCATCTGTGAAGGAAATTTATTTTACCGGTGATTACCTTGCAAAAGGTGTTAGAATTGGCATTGTGGCTGGCATGATAGCTTTGACT GAAGCCATAGCAATTGGAAGAACATTTGCTTCTATGAAGGACTATCAGGTGGATGGAAACAAAGAAATGGTGGCATTAGGAGCTATGAATGTTGTTGGTTCAATGACTTCCTGTTATGTGGCCACTG GTTCTTTCTCCCGGTCAGCAGTAAATTACATGTCTGGCTGTGAAACTGCGGTCTCTAATATTGTCATGTCTGTTGTTGTGTTCTTAACCCTCCAATTcatcacacctcttttcaaataCACTCCAAATGCCATTCTTGCTTCAATTATCATTTGTGCCGTCATCAACCTTGTAGACTACAAGGCAGCAATTTTGATATGGAAAATTGATAAATTTGACTTTGTTGCTTGCATGGGAGCATTTTTCGGGGTCGTTTTTGCCTCGGTTGAGATAGGACTTTTGATTGCT GTTTCTATATCCTTTGCAAAGATCCTATTGCAAGTCACGAGGCCCCGAACAGCTATTCTGGGGAAGATCCCTAGAACGACTGTCTATAGAAACATCCAGCAATATCCAGAGGCCACAAGTGTTCCCGGTGTATTGATTATAAGAGTTGATTCTGCAATATATTTTTCCAACTCTAATTATGTTAAAGAAAG GATATTAAGATGGTTGATGGACGAGGAAGAACGAGTGAAAAGAGAGTACCAAACACGAATCCAGTTTTTGATAGTCGAGATGTCAC cTGTTACTGATATTGATACCAGTGGCATCCATGCCCTGGAAGAGTTATTTAGAAGTCTTCAAAAGAGAGAAGTTCAG CTTGTTCTGGCGAATCCCGGTCCATTAGTGATAGACAAACTCCACACATCCAACTTTGCAAATTTTCTTGGTGAAGACAAGATCTTCCTCACTGTTGCAGAGGCTGTTGCATACTGTTCTCCAAAGCTGGCTGAAGAACCATGA